Proteins found in one Methylobacter sp. S3L5C genomic segment:
- a CDS encoding NuoM family protein, translated as MGILSLLLWTPAAGVLLLAFTPGQNTHIIRILANLFTTLAFLLSCWLLTLYDQHNAALQFGEYFPLNPNLGSAYALGIDGLSMPMLILATLLTSIALLASFTVSSSIKGYHICILLLEFGMLGVFLAQDWALFYIFWEVTLIPLFFLIGRWGGKRRHTASLNFVLYTMGGSVFMLVSLLAISQYDLEHSGSLMTTMHQAAQDMPRYEQILVLLGFLIGFGVKMPIFPLHGWLPLAHVEAPSPVSILLSGILLKMGAYGLIRAVTMLPEAAHILQPFLVFLALFGMLYGGLLAWRQSDLKAMVAYSSVSHMGIVLLGIATLNEVGMTGAVLQMTAHGLIAAAMFLLVGLLYERTHTRNIQDYSSLVQVMPRFTLFMTLTLLAAMGLPGSVGFIAELHALIAGFQQWGGLMIFFSISILISAAYAMRTIGLLFTGPVKPQMQQIADLNTSEILAAGLLVAGIVLFGLLPAPLIELSAATIAQINQQISLRLL; from the coding sequence ATGGGGATTCTCAGCCTACTGCTCTGGACTCCGGCAGCTGGAGTCTTACTACTGGCTTTTACTCCAGGGCAGAATACCCACATCATACGCATACTTGCGAATCTGTTTACTACTCTCGCATTTTTGCTGAGCTGTTGGTTACTTACCCTATACGACCAGCACAACGCAGCACTGCAATTTGGTGAATATTTTCCACTCAATCCCAACCTGGGTAGTGCATACGCATTAGGTATTGACGGACTATCCATGCCAATGCTGATTTTGGCAACCCTGCTTACCTCTATTGCCTTACTGGCTTCTTTTACTGTTTCCAGCAGCATCAAGGGTTATCATATTTGTATTTTGTTGCTTGAATTTGGTATGTTAGGCGTCTTTCTGGCACAAGATTGGGCACTATTTTATATATTTTGGGAAGTCACGCTAATCCCGCTATTTTTTCTTATCGGTCGCTGGGGCGGTAAGCGTCGACATACCGCCAGCCTTAACTTTGTACTCTACACGATGGGCGGCTCGGTTTTTATGCTTGTCAGTCTACTGGCCATTAGCCAGTATGATCTTGAGCACAGCGGCTCTTTAATGACGACGATGCATCAGGCTGCACAAGACATGCCCCGCTATGAGCAAATTTTGGTACTGCTTGGCTTTTTAATCGGTTTTGGCGTTAAAATGCCGATTTTCCCACTGCACGGCTGGCTGCCCCTGGCCCATGTTGAAGCACCCAGCCCGGTAAGTATTTTGCTATCAGGAATTTTACTAAAAATGGGCGCTTATGGCTTGATAAGAGCGGTAACCATGCTCCCTGAGGCGGCGCATATCTTGCAGCCATTTCTGGTTTTTCTGGCGCTGTTCGGAATGCTTTATGGCGGCTTGCTGGCTTGGCGGCAAAGTGATCTTAAAGCCATGGTCGCTTATTCTTCAGTGAGTCATATGGGTATTGTTTTATTAGGCATTGCGACCTTAAATGAAGTCGGAATGACCGGTGCAGTCTTGCAAATGACCGCTCACGGCCTGATTGCCGCTGCCATGTTTCTGCTGGTGGGACTACTTTATGAACGTACTCATACCCGTAACATTCAGGATTACAGCTCTCTGGTTCAGGTAATGCCACGCTTTACCTTATTCATGACCTTAACGTTACTTGCTGCGATGGGCTTGCCCGGCTCAGTTGGCTTTATTGCCGAGTTGCATGCACTTATCGCAGGCTTTCAGCAATGGGGTGGCTTAATGATATTTTTCAGCATCAGCATTTTGATTAGTGCAGCTTATGCCATGCGTACTATCGGGCTTTTGTTTACCGGCCCGGTCAAACCGCAAATGCAACAAATTGCCGACCTTAATACCTCCGAAATATTGGCTGCAGGATTATTGGTTGCCGGTATTGTCCTGTTCGGCTTGCTCCCTGCGCCATTGATTGAGCTGTCAGCGGCAACCATTGCGCAGATAA
- a CDS encoding SUF system Fe-S cluster assembly regulator, with protein MLRLSKLTDYATVILSFMARDKTQLHAAMEIASATGIALPTVSKILKLLVNANLLISTRGAKGGYALARAPEKISIAAVISVLEGPIALTECSISHKGCEQAAGCDIRDNWSLINQTIHNALEALTLADMIKPVQSQNPAWKQEILIPIASLYR; from the coding sequence ATGTTACGGTTAAGTAAATTAACGGATTATGCAACAGTCATTTTAAGCTTTATGGCCAGAGATAAAACACAGTTGCATGCAGCAATGGAAATAGCTTCTGCTACGGGTATTGCCTTGCCTACCGTGAGTAAAATTCTTAAGCTTTTGGTTAACGCCAATTTGCTGATTTCAACACGAGGGGCCAAAGGAGGTTATGCCTTGGCCAGGGCGCCGGAAAAAATTAGCATAGCCGCCGTTATTAGTGTTTTGGAAGGGCCTATTGCGTTAACTGAATGCAGTATTTCTCATAAGGGTTGTGAGCAGGCTGCCGGTTGTGATATTCGTGACAATTGGAGTTTAATTAATCAGACTATCCATAATGCGTTAGAGGCATTAACGTTAGCCGACATGATTAAGCCTGTTCAATCGCAAAATCCAGCCTGGAAACAAGAAATCCTGATCCCCATCGCCAGTTTATATCGTTAG
- the sufB gene encoding Fe-S cluster assembly protein SufB encodes MSASTQEINNLINKEYKQGFVTELETNTFPPGLDESVIYNLSKIKNEPEFMLEYRLKAFRHWQTMKSPEWAFVKFPPIDYQAISYYSAPKRKEDGPQSLDEIDPQVLEAYKKLGIPLDEQERLAGIAVDAVFDSVSVATTFKGKLNDAGVIFCPISEALRDHPDLIKQYLGSVVPHTDNYFAALNAAVFTDGSFVYIPKGVRCPMELSTYFRINAANTGQFERTLIIADEGSHVSYLEGCTAPMRDENQLHAAVVELIVMKDAVIKYSTVQNWYPGDKNGLGGIYNFVTKRADCRGDNSKVSWTQVETGSAITWKYPSCILTGDNSVGEFYSVALTNNYQQADTGTKMIHIGKNTRSTIVAKGISAGKAQNTYRGLVKVLKSAENARNYTQCDSLLVGDKCGAHTFPYIEVKQPSAQVEHEATTSKISEDQLFFCQQRGLSAEDAVSMIVNGFCKEVFKELPMEFAVEAQALLGLSLEGSVG; translated from the coding sequence ATGTCAGCAAGTACACAAGAAATCAACAATCTGATCAATAAGGAATACAAACAAGGGTTTGTTACTGAATTGGAAACCAACACCTTTCCGCCCGGACTGGATGAGTCGGTTATTTATAATTTGTCGAAGATTAAAAATGAACCTGAATTTATGTTGGAATATCGCTTAAAAGCTTTCCGACATTGGCAAACCATGAAATCTCCGGAATGGGCATTTGTTAAGTTCCCCCCTATAGATTATCAAGCTATCAGTTATTATTCCGCGCCTAAACGTAAAGAGGATGGCCCACAAAGTCTGGATGAAATTGATCCGCAAGTTTTGGAGGCTTATAAAAAACTGGGTATTCCGCTGGACGAGCAAGAGCGTTTGGCTGGTATTGCGGTTGATGCTGTTTTTGATAGCGTCTCCGTGGCAACGACTTTTAAAGGCAAACTAAACGATGCCGGAGTTATTTTTTGCCCCATTTCTGAAGCCTTGCGTGATCATCCTGACTTGATCAAGCAATATTTGGGGTCAGTGGTGCCGCATACCGATAATTATTTTGCGGCTTTAAATGCGGCAGTATTTACGGATGGTTCTTTTGTTTATATCCCTAAAGGTGTGCGTTGCCCAATGGAATTATCAACGTACTTTAGAATCAACGCGGCCAATACCGGACAATTTGAAAGGACTCTGATTATTGCGGATGAAGGCAGTCATGTCAGTTATCTTGAAGGTTGTACTGCGCCTATGCGTGATGAAAATCAGCTGCATGCGGCGGTCGTAGAATTAATCGTGATGAAAGATGCCGTAATTAAATACTCGACTGTGCAAAACTGGTATCCAGGTGATAAAAACGGCTTGGGTGGCATTTACAATTTTGTTACCAAACGCGCTGATTGCCGTGGAGACAATTCCAAAGTGTCCTGGACTCAGGTAGAAACCGGTTCGGCAATTACTTGGAAATATCCCAGTTGTATTTTGACGGGTGATAATTCTGTCGGTGAATTTTATTCAGTCGCACTGACCAATAATTATCAGCAAGCCGATACCGGCACCAAGATGATTCATATTGGCAAGAACACCCGTAGCACGATTGTTGCCAAGGGCATTTCTGCAGGTAAAGCACAAAATACTTACCGTGGTTTGGTAAAGGTATTGAAAAGTGCCGAAAATGCCCGCAATTATACCCAGTGTGATTCTTTATTGGTTGGTGATAAATGCGGTGCGCACACGTTTCCGTATATTGAGGTTAAACAGCCTTCTGCACAGGTTGAGCATGAGGCGACCACTTCAAAAATCAGTGAAGACCAGTTGTTCTTTTGTCAGCAACGTGGACTTTCAGCAGAAGATGCGGTGTCAATGATCGTTAATGGTTTTTGTAAAGAAGTGTTCAAGGAATTACCAATGGAATTTGCAGTAGAAGCACAGGCTTTGTTGGGATTGAGTCTGGAAGGTTCTGTAGGATAA
- the sufC gene encoding Fe-S cluster assembly ATPase SufC, which yields MLSIKNLHVSVGDKPILKGINLEIKAGEIHAIMGPNGSGKSTLSHILSGKSGYTVTAGTATYQGKDLLAMAPEIRAREGVFLAFQYPVEIPGVSNIYLLKAALNSIRKHHGQPEVDAMDFLTLVKGKIRLLEMDEKFLYRAVNEGFSGGEKKRNEILQMAILEPKLCILDETDSGLDIDALKVVAEGVNSLRSADRSFVMVTHYQRLLDYIKPDFVHVLAQGKIVKSGGAELALELEEKGYSWLEDTQAAA from the coding sequence ATGCTTAGCATAAAAAATCTTCACGTTAGCGTTGGCGACAAACCCATTCTAAAAGGTATTAACCTTGAAATAAAAGCTGGTGAAATCCACGCGATCATGGGACCCAACGGTTCCGGTAAAAGTACTTTGTCTCATATATTATCCGGTAAGAGTGGTTATACTGTCACCGCCGGAACTGCGACTTATCAGGGTAAAGACTTATTGGCAATGGCACCTGAAATAAGGGCGCGCGAAGGTGTGTTTCTGGCGTTTCAATATCCGGTAGAAATTCCTGGCGTCAGTAATATTTATTTATTAAAAGCTGCGCTTAATTCTATTCGTAAACATCATGGGCAACCGGAAGTGGATGCAATGGATTTTTTAACGTTGGTAAAAGGCAAAATACGTTTACTGGAAATGGATGAGAAATTTCTTTATCGCGCAGTAAACGAAGGCTTTTCCGGCGGCGAAAAGAAACGTAATGAAATTCTGCAAATGGCCATTCTTGAACCCAAGTTGTGCATTCTGGATGAAACGGATTCAGGTCTGGATATTGATGCGTTAAAAGTGGTTGCAGAAGGCGTCAATTCTTTACGGTCTGCTGATCGTTCTTTTGTGATGGTAACGCATTACCAACGCTTGCTGGATTATATTAAGCCTGATTTTGTGCATGTTTTGGCGCAAGGTAAAATTGTTAAATCAGGCGGTGCAGAGCTGGCTCTGGAGCTTGAAGAAAAAGGCTATAGTTGGCTTGAAGATACTCAGGCGGCAGCATAA